The proteins below come from a single Tachysurus fulvidraco isolate hzauxx_2018 chromosome 26, HZAU_PFXX_2.0, whole genome shotgun sequence genomic window:
- the mepcea gene encoding 7SK snRNA methylphosphate capping enzyme: protein MIEMSVDKETVLPNEQPVYPFAPQQQPELSENCTENPQQPAEMITLTKEDCTCNLDKENGKAIRDDVVTASDSVTQNQDGIQNPKPHQQRPNKRRSTLSSGFKHPMFGKRRRRANSESESVLPTNFLLGGNIFDPLNLNSLLDEEVNRALNAETPKSSPLPAKSLDPVEILIPRDITDPLNLNGCTRGDAGIVLTPFKSGGGRRRHRNRHHGGIAARGGVGREREVVVGGSEGTGSIDSLGGGEGVDLELNQSERCLVSESTLAPSGINPQNSPDSSTLIKDEATESNFPPKQEVHEEKDSTQTPVTHTSHRQRKRRRSSSRSENAGGPNWYKNRMTELDSAQQPPPNQRGQPRNNHKLNPRNCNQQKPNQQQKKFQYGNYNQYYGYRNPGASEDVRIRVFKPEWFQGKEVLDLGCNTGHMTLTIAKTWRPARIVGLDIDGALIHAAKQNIRHYLSEVHMLQARKERNEDDTDNDKLEKTKIGEEEDEDKETQSEGTGERDRSEEGEDQIDQINQSVSSKRNRLFPVSLCVSRGPIAAPPLPNTSTLPPGNFPSNVTFVRGNYVLDSDVLLETQREEFDVILCLSVTKWIHLNWGDVGLRRFFHRVYRHLRPGGLFILEPQPWSSYSKRKKLTDTIYKNYFSIQLKPEQFSSFLTSEVGFSSYELLGTPNSSSRGFQRAIYLFYKGPAPRQ, encoded by the exons ATGATAGAAATGTCAGTTGATAAAGAGACTGTTTTACCGAATGAACAGCCTGTGTATCCATTTGCACCCCAACAACAGCCAGAACTTTCAGAAAATTGTACTGAAAATCCTCAGCAGCCTGCTGAAATGATCACGCTTACGAAGGAAGATTGCACTTGTAACCTTGATAAGGAGAATGGAAAGGCCATCAGGGATGATGTAGTCACCGCATCAGACTCTGTGACACAAAACCAAGATGGCATCCAGAATCCTAAGCCTCATCAGCAGAGACCCAACAAACGTCGGAGTACGTTAAGCAGTGGATTTAAGCATCCCATGTTCGGGAAACGTCGTCGCCGTGCCAACTCTGAGAGCGAGTCTGTCCTGCCCACCAACTTCCTGCTGGGCGGGAACATCTTTGACCCACTCAACCTCAACAGCTTATTAGACGAGGAGGTGAACAGGGCTTTGAACGCAGAGACGCCAAAATCTTCTCCGCTGCCAGCTAAAAGCCTGGATCCTGTTGAGATCCTGATTCCAAGGGACATCACAGACCCGCTGAACCTGAACGGCTGCACCAGAGGGGACGCAGGTATTGTTCTTACTCCTTTTAAAAGCGGTGGGGGACGAAGGAGACACCGGAACCGGCATCATGGAGGGATAGCAGCAAGAGGAGGTgtaggaagagagagagaagttgtAGTAGGAGGTTCAGAAGGAACAGGAAGTATAGATAGCTTAGGAGGAGGTGAAGGGGTGGACTTAGAGCTCAACCAATCAGAAAGGTGTTTAGTGTCAGAATCCACATTAGCACCTTCAGGGATTAATCCTCAAAACAGTCCAGATTCCAGCACGCTTATAAAAGATGAAGCAACCGAGTCCAACTTTCCTCCAAAACAGGAAGTTCATGAGGAAAAAGACAGCACGCAGACTCCCGTGACGCACACGTCACACCGGCAACGCAAACGGAggcgcagcagcagcagatcGGAGAACGCCGGCGGCCCAAATTGGTATAAGAACCGCATGACCGAGCTGGATTCGGCACAGCAACCTCCTCCCAACCAGCGGGGGCAGCCAAGGAACAACCACAAACTGAACCCAAGAAACTGCAATCAGCAAAAACCAAACCAGCAGCAGAAGAAGTTTCAGTATGGAAACTACAACCAGTACTACGGTTACAGGAACCCAGGCGCCAGCGAGGATGTGAGGATCCGGGTCTTTAAACCAGAATGGTTCCAAGGGAAGGAAGTCCTGGATTTAGGCTGTAACACTGGTCACATGACTCTTACTATAGCTAAGACCTGGAGACCGGCACGCATTGTTGGTTTGGATATCGACGGCGCGCTGATCCATGCGGCGAAACAAAACATCCGGCATTATCTCTCGGAAGTGCACATGCTCCAGGCGAGAAAAGAGCGGAACGAGGACGATACAGACAACGATAAGCTGGAAAAGACAAAGATAGGAGAAGAAGAGGACGAGGACAAAGAGACACAATCTGAAGGtactggagagagagacagatcgGAGGAGGGAGAGGATCAGATTGACCAGATCAACCAATCGGTATCATCCAAAAGGAATCgtttatttcctgtttctctttgCGTCTCCCGAGGACCAATCGCCGCTCCTCCTCTCCCCAACACATCCACACTACCTCCTGGGAATTTTCCCTCCAACGTCACTTTTGTGAGG ggGAACTACGTATTGGACAGTGATGTGTTGTTAGAGACTCAGCGTGAGGAGTttgatgtgattctgtgtctgagtgtcacTAAGTGGATTCACCTGAACTGGGGTGACGTTGGGCTGAGACGCTTCTTCCATCGTGTGTATCGTCACCTTCGCCCCGGTGGACTCTTCATCCTCGAACCCCAGCCCTGGAGCTCCTACAGCAAGAGGAAGAAGCTGACG GACACAATCTATAAAAACTATTTCAGCATCCAGCTGAAGCCGGAGCAGTTCTCCTCCTTCCTGACCAGCGAGGTGGGGTTCTCCAGCTACGAGCTCCTTGGAACTCCTAACAGTTCATCACGAG
- the her1 gene encoding hairy-related 1 isoform X2 yields the protein MGTPKVPNRRASKRVLKPVIEKKRRDRINQRLDELRTLLLDNTLDSRLQNPKLEKAEILELTVEYIRKKATNTKENADCNRELGDRVAPAQTAGRPRVPVTGLHDGPNVHAHAPSSPLYTAGFQECISRLTNFIECVDLSQRENFIQGLRHHLQSHTDALSHIRGHGQTHTWVTGEVRASTEPFGFANGLYPNSFVLHHPYPSPPYSLSPPPSPCYSSSPTYLSVPCHFHFPSSVSPLPDSSSSSSSFTTSTPAVSASLAPATQAPPRPLTPHYISAQRTPRRELFPSHTHAIWRPW from the exons ATGGGGACTCCGAAAGTGCCTAACCGCAGAGCATCTAAAAGA GTCCTGAAACCGGTGAttgagaagaagaggagagatcGGATTAATCAGCGTTTAGATGAACTGAGAACTTTACTGCTGGACAACACGCTCGACTCG AGATTACAAAACCCTAAACTGGAAAAAGCAGAGATTTTGGAACTCACTGTGGAGTACATcaggaaaaaagcaacaaacacaaaagaaaatgctG ATTGTAACAGAGAGCTGGGTGATCGGGTTGCCCCTGCACAGACTGCTGGGAGACCCCGTGTGCCAGTCACAGGGCTCCATGACGGCCCTAACGTCCACGCTCACGCCCCCTCCAGCCCTCTCTACACCGCCGGCTTCCAGGAGTGCATCTCTCGCCTGACCAACTTCATCGAGTGTGTGGATCTGTCGCAGAGGGAGAATTTCATCCAGGGCCTTCGTCATCACCTGCAGTCGCATACTGATGCCTTGTCACATATCAGAGGACACGGGCAGACTCACACCTGGGTCACAGGTGAAGTCCGAGCAAGTACAGAGCCCTTTGGGTTTGCTAACGGTCTGTACCCCAATTCCTTCGTCCTGCATCACCCATATCCATCTCCTCCATACTCActgtctcctcctccttcacccTGCTACTCCTCCTCTCCGACATACCTCTCTGTTCCCTGCCACTTCCACTTCCCTTCATCTGTCTCTCCTCTGCCTgactcctcctcatcctcctcatctttcACCACGTCCACTCCGGCAGTCTCGGCGAGCTTAGCACCAGCAACCCAGGCTCCTCCACGACCTCTGACCCCACACTACATCTCAGCCCAGCGGACTCCAAGACGAGAACTCTTCCCGAGTCACACGCACGCCATCTGGAGGCCGTGGTGA
- the her1 gene encoding hairy-related 1 isoform X1: MGTPKVPNRRASKRVLKPVIEKKRRDRINQRLDELRTLLLDNTLDSRLQNPKLEKAEILELTVEYIRKKATNTKENAADCNRELGDRVAPAQTAGRPRVPVTGLHDGPNVHAHAPSSPLYTAGFQECISRLTNFIECVDLSQRENFIQGLRHHLQSHTDALSHIRGHGQTHTWVTGEVRASTEPFGFANGLYPNSFVLHHPYPSPPYSLSPPPSPCYSSSPTYLSVPCHFHFPSSVSPLPDSSSSSSSFTTSTPAVSASLAPATQAPPRPLTPHYISAQRTPRRELFPSHTHAIWRPW, translated from the exons ATGGGGACTCCGAAAGTGCCTAACCGCAGAGCATCTAAAAGA GTCCTGAAACCGGTGAttgagaagaagaggagagatcGGATTAATCAGCGTTTAGATGAACTGAGAACTTTACTGCTGGACAACACGCTCGACTCG AGATTACAAAACCCTAAACTGGAAAAAGCAGAGATTTTGGAACTCACTGTGGAGTACATcaggaaaaaagcaacaaacacaaaagaaaatgctG CAGATTGTAACAGAGAGCTGGGTGATCGGGTTGCCCCTGCACAGACTGCTGGGAGACCCCGTGTGCCAGTCACAGGGCTCCATGACGGCCCTAACGTCCACGCTCACGCCCCCTCCAGCCCTCTCTACACCGCCGGCTTCCAGGAGTGCATCTCTCGCCTGACCAACTTCATCGAGTGTGTGGATCTGTCGCAGAGGGAGAATTTCATCCAGGGCCTTCGTCATCACCTGCAGTCGCATACTGATGCCTTGTCACATATCAGAGGACACGGGCAGACTCACACCTGGGTCACAGGTGAAGTCCGAGCAAGTACAGAGCCCTTTGGGTTTGCTAACGGTCTGTACCCCAATTCCTTCGTCCTGCATCACCCATATCCATCTCCTCCATACTCActgtctcctcctccttcacccTGCTACTCCTCCTCTCCGACATACCTCTCTGTTCCCTGCCACTTCCACTTCCCTTCATCTGTCTCTCCTCTGCCTgactcctcctcatcctcctcatctttcACCACGTCCACTCCGGCAGTCTCGGCGAGCTTAGCACCAGCAACCCAGGCTCCTCCACGACCTCTGACCCCACACTACATCTCAGCCCAGCGGACTCCAAGACGAGAACTCTTCCCGAGTCACACGCACGCCATCTGGAGGCCGTGGTGA
- the her7 gene encoding hairy and enhancer of split related-7 yields MNQFEESERLKMDRKLLKPQVERQRRERLNRSLENLRILLLQRPEQQATSQRRVEKAEILEHTVLFLQSSIAEAKKSRAEDESSSEGPQFLDGFSACLQKAALFLQEQSESQGLHQSLSTSLHRCLNRCRPHWPSIRDIRQSHVTQRLQSVRRHTHTLSHPYRFPLRHADHNTTQRHLVRNTATVSGPTTSPQAAIPQCVWRPWP; encoded by the exons ATGAACCAGTTTGAAGAGTCAGAGAGATTGAAAATGGACAGAAAG CTGCTGAAGCCTCAAGTTGAGCGTCAAAGACGAGAACGATTGAACCGCAGTTTGGAGAACCTGCGGATTTTACTCCTGCAACGCCCCGAGCAACAG gCCACGTCTCAGAGGCGAGTGGAAAAAGCCGAAATCCTGGAACACACAGTTCTCTTCCTGCAGAGCTCCATTGCAGAGGCCAAAAAATCCAGAGCTGAAGATGAGTCGTCGTCAGAAGGTCCTCAGTTTCTGGATGGGTTCTCAGCATGTTTACAGAAAGCAGCTCTCTTCCTGCAGGAGCAGAGTGAGTCACAAGGCCTGCACCAGTCTCTGTCCACATCCCTGCACCGCTGCCTGAACCGCTGCCGTCCACACTGGCCCAGCATCAGAGACATTAGGCAGAGTCATGTCACACAAAGACTGCAGAGTgtgaggagacacacacacacactctcacacccgTACAGGTTCCCACTGCGACACGCAGACCATAACACCACCCAGCGTCACCTCGTCCGGAACACAGCCACAGTATCAGGCCCCACGACAAGCCCACAGGCAGCCATcccacagtgtgtgtggagaccgTGGCCTTga